The following are encoded in a window of Polynucleobacter sp. AP-Kolm-20A-A1 genomic DNA:
- a CDS encoding tripartite tricarboxylate transporter TctB family protein, which produces MKIRNQRDFGAGIMYMVIGLFFAIMATQYPMGTAAKMGPGYFPFFLGILMALLGVLVLVQSLSAKAAIESIPKFNWRIIAQITGSVVLYGLLLPRLGFLIAVVVLVLVSASASKEFTWKGSLINAGFLVAFTYSVFVLGLKLQFPLLPVFLQQ; this is translated from the coding sequence TTGAAAATTCGCAATCAACGGGATTTTGGGGCCGGAATCATGTACATGGTTATTGGCCTCTTTTTCGCCATTATGGCTACTCAGTACCCAATGGGCACTGCTGCCAAAATGGGCCCCGGCTATTTCCCATTCTTTTTGGGCATCCTAATGGCCTTATTGGGCGTATTGGTTTTAGTTCAGTCACTGAGTGCAAAAGCTGCAATTGAAAGCATCCCAAAATTTAACTGGCGCATCATTGCCCAGATCACTGGTTCGGTAGTGCTTTACGGCTTGCTTTTACCTCGCTTAGGCTTCTTGATCGCTGTAGTTGTTCTGGTATTGGTATCAGCAAGTGCTAGCAAAGAATTCACCTGGAAGGGCTCATTAATTAATGCTGGCTTCCTCGTTGCATTTACTTATTCAGTGTTTGTGTTGGGTCTGAAACTTCAGTTCCCACTCCTGCCTGTATTCCTACAACAATAA
- a CDS encoding sulfurtransferase TusA family protein — MSEAINIAFNAEVDAIGMNCPLPILRTKKALATMQSGEVLKIKATDAGAAHDFPAFAKQTGNELLASTTEGDVLVFFMKRR, encoded by the coding sequence ATGAGTGAAGCAATCAACATTGCCTTTAATGCAGAAGTAGACGCCATTGGAATGAACTGCCCATTGCCGATTCTGCGCACCAAAAAAGCTTTGGCCACTATGCAGTCGGGCGAAGTCTTAAAAATCAAGGCTACAGATGCGGGCGCTGCCCACGACTTTCCTGCCTTTGCTAAGCAAACCGGTAACGAGTTGCTTGCAAGCACTACTGAGGGCGATGTTTTGGTTTTCTTTATGAAACGTAGGTAG
- the galU gene encoding UTP--glucose-1-phosphate uridylyltransferase GalU, producing the protein MPLSTKAVTKAVFPVAGLGTRFLPATKASPKEMLNVVDKPLIQYAVEEAIAAGITEMIFVTGRSKRAIEDHFDKAYELEAELEAKNKQALLDIVRSVKPSHVDCVYVRQPEALGLGHAVLCAEKLVRDEPFAIILADDLLDGQPPVLKQMLKVFEEQNGSVVAVEKIDPAKSSSYGIVSGDEVAKGIYRLNGIVEKPQPKDAPSNLAVVGRYVLSSDIFSHIRNLKPGAGGEIQLTDAIASLLKEEPVFAYEYDGVRYDCGSKLGYLKASVEFALRHPEVSADFAAYLKSRSLT; encoded by the coding sequence ATGCCATTAAGCACCAAAGCAGTTACCAAAGCGGTCTTCCCAGTTGCAGGCTTGGGTACTCGCTTCTTGCCAGCAACCAAGGCAAGTCCTAAAGAGATGCTCAATGTAGTCGATAAGCCGCTCATTCAATACGCTGTTGAAGAAGCCATTGCCGCCGGCATTACAGAAATGATTTTTGTTACCGGCCGCAGCAAGCGCGCTATTGAAGATCACTTTGATAAAGCCTATGAATTAGAAGCTGAGCTCGAAGCCAAAAATAAGCAGGCTCTTCTGGATATTGTTCGCAGCGTTAAACCAAGCCATGTAGATTGCGTCTATGTTCGTCAACCTGAAGCCCTCGGCTTAGGACATGCTGTTTTATGTGCTGAAAAGTTGGTGCGTGACGAACCATTCGCCATTATTTTGGCTGATGATTTATTGGATGGCCAACCACCTGTACTCAAGCAAATGCTCAAAGTATTTGAAGAGCAAAATGGTTCAGTAGTTGCGGTAGAAAAAATTGACCCTGCAAAGAGCAGCTCTTACGGCATCGTTTCAGGGGATGAGGTTGCCAAAGGCATCTACCGTTTAAACGGCATTGTAGAAAAGCCTCAACCAAAGGATGCCCCCTCAAACCTTGCTGTTGTTGGGCGCTACGTTCTCTCCTCCGATATCTTTAGCCATATTCGCAATCTCAAGCCTGGTGCTGGCGGCGAGATCCAACTGACTGATGCGATCGCCTCTTTACTAAAAGAAGAGCCGGTATTTGCATATGAGTACGATGGTGTGCGCTATGACTGTGGCAGCAAGCTTGGCTATCTCAAGGCATCAGTTGAGTTTGCCCTGCGTCACCCTGAAGTATCGGCCGACTTTGCCGCCTACCTCAAAAGCCGCTCTTTAACGTAA
- a CDS encoding glutamine--tRNA ligase/YqeY domain fusion protein yields the protein MSQDSKPSKANTGAVAESSNFLRQIIDHDLASGAFSQRTNLAGQAIPSIITRFPPEPNGYLHIGHAKSICLNFGLAADYNAQAGGARCNMRLDDTNPVKEDVEYADSILDAVKWLGFDWGTHLYHASDYFDRLYEFAEVLIQNGKAYVDSQSADDIHTNRGNFGQAGKNSPYRDRSPEENLQLFRDMRDGKFKDGEHVLRLKIDMAHPNIVMRDPVVYRIRHTDHHRTGSKWCIYPLYDFTHCISDALENVSHSICTLEFENNRPLYDWIVSSLKELGVFKDPVPHQYEFARLNLTYTITSKRKLLQLVEENHVEGWDDPRMPTIVGIRRRGYTPESIRLFCERIGVSKADSWIDMSTLDQALRDDLEVRAPRATAVLKPLKLVVENFDASAKEACSAPRHPNHPEWGNREFHFTRELWIEADDFMQEPIKGFFRLYPPIGDQPGSRVRLRHGFVVECTGYETDAQGNVTQVNVTHFPDSKSGTPGSNNYKVKGNIHWISAAEAIPTEVRLYDHLFSDPHPDSGDKNFLDAINPNSKQTIAAYLEPCMKDAKPEDRFQFERHGYFVADKNDSKPGKPVFNRTVGLKDSWK from the coding sequence ATGTCCCAAGATAGCAAACCCTCCAAAGCAAATACCGGCGCTGTAGCCGAGTCATCCAACTTCTTACGCCAGATCATTGACCATGATTTAGCAAGCGGAGCTTTTTCACAGCGCACTAATTTAGCGGGCCAAGCTATCCCATCCATCATCACGCGTTTTCCGCCGGAGCCAAACGGCTACTTACATATTGGTCACGCCAAAAGTATTTGCCTAAACTTCGGCCTAGCTGCTGACTACAACGCTCAAGCTGGTGGTGCGCGCTGCAATATGCGCTTAGATGACACCAATCCAGTTAAAGAGGATGTGGAATACGCTGACAGTATTTTGGATGCAGTGAAGTGGCTTGGTTTTGATTGGGGCACTCACCTCTATCACGCGAGTGATTACTTTGATCGCCTCTATGAATTTGCCGAAGTCTTAATTCAGAATGGCAAGGCCTACGTTGATAGTCAAAGTGCAGATGACATTCACACTAATCGCGGCAACTTTGGCCAAGCTGGAAAAAACAGCCCTTATCGCGATCGCAGCCCGGAAGAGAATCTACAGTTATTTCGCGATATGCGTGATGGCAAGTTCAAGGATGGTGAACATGTACTGCGTCTGAAGATTGATATGGCGCACCCGAATATTGTGATGCGCGACCCTGTGGTTTATCGCATCCGCCATACCGATCACCACCGCACTGGCAGCAAATGGTGTATCTATCCTCTATATGACTTCACACATTGCATCTCGGATGCATTAGAAAATGTCTCCCACTCCATATGCACACTGGAGTTTGAGAACAATCGCCCGCTGTACGACTGGATTGTGAGCTCCCTCAAAGAGCTTGGCGTCTTTAAAGACCCTGTCCCGCATCAATATGAATTCGCACGCCTCAACCTAACCTACACCATCACCAGCAAGCGAAAGTTGTTGCAATTGGTGGAAGAAAACCATGTAGAGGGCTGGGATGATCCGCGTATGCCAACCATCGTCGGCATACGTCGTCGTGGTTACACGCCAGAAAGCATTCGCTTGTTCTGTGAGCGTATTGGCGTCTCTAAAGCGGATAGTTGGATTGACATGAGCACACTAGATCAAGCGCTACGCGATGATCTTGAAGTTAGAGCGCCACGTGCAACCGCTGTTTTAAAACCGCTTAAGCTCGTAGTTGAAAACTTTGATGCGTCAGCAAAAGAAGCTTGCTCTGCACCACGTCATCCCAATCATCCCGAATGGGGCAACCGTGAATTTCATTTCACGCGTGAGCTATGGATTGAGGCGGATGATTTTATGCAAGAACCTATCAAAGGCTTTTTCAGACTGTACCCACCGATTGGTGATCAACCTGGTAGCCGTGTACGTTTGCGTCATGGCTTTGTGGTGGAGTGCACCGGCTATGAAACAGATGCACAGGGTAACGTTACCCAAGTCAATGTGACACACTTCCCGGACAGCAAGAGCGGCACTCCAGGATCTAATAATTACAAAGTAAAAGGCAATATTCACTGGATCAGTGCTGCTGAAGCTATTCCAACTGAAGTACGTCTTTACGATCATCTCTTTAGTGATCCACATCCAGATAGCGGCGATAAGAATTTCTTAGACGCAATCAATCCAAACTCTAAGCAAACCATTGCCGCTTACCTAGAGCCTTGCATGAAAGATGCCAAACCGGAAGATCGCTTCCAGTTTGAGCGTCATGGCTACTTCGTTGCTGATAAGAATGACTCCAAACCTGGTAAGCCTGTATTTAACCGTACGGTTGGCCTTAAGGATTCTTGGAAATAG
- a CDS encoding valine--tRNA ligase has product MPNASNTPNSPAASSADELAKSYEPAPIEAYWGPEWERRGIADSTIDEGKGDFSIQLPPPNVTGTLHMGHAFNQTIMDGLVRHARMTGKNTLWVPGTDHAGIATQIVVERQLDAQKISRHDLGREKFLEKVWEWKETSGNTITRQIRRLGASIDWGKEYFTMDSKMSKAVVEVFVRLHEQGLIYRGKRLVNWDPVLGTAVSDLEVVSEEEDGSMWHIRYPLADGSGHLTVATTRPETLLGDVAVMVNPEDERYKHLIGKSVNLPLCDRQIPVIADDYVDLNFGTGVVKVTPAHDFNDYAVGQRHQLPLINILTLDAKINENAPAAYQGMERFAARKQVVADLDAAGLLEKVQPHKLMVPRGDRTQTIIEPMLTDQWFVAMSKPSPDNKYQPGSSIAGAALDAVTKGDIKLVPENWINTYTQWLENIQDWCISRQLWWGHQIPAWYGDDGQIFVARSEDEAKAKATTAGYTGKLNRDPDVLDTWFSSALVPFSSLGWPEETPALNHFLPSSVLVTGFDIIFFWVARMVMMTCHFTGKVPFHTVYVHGLVRDAEGQKMSKSKGNTLDPIDLIDGIKIEELVGKRTTGLMNPKQAESISKKTKKEFPDGIPAFGTDALRFTFASLASLGRNINFDQKRCEGYRNFCNKLWNATRFVLMNCSGSDEDNGLAPCDNQCGPEGYLDFSPADKWIVSQLQRTEADVAKGFENYRFDNIASSIYQFVWDEYCDWYLELAKVQLQTGTPAQQRATRRTLLRVLETILRMAHPLIPFITETLWQTVGPKSGKELAKQTKQTIALQPYPISQPEKIDEQSEAWVAQIKAIVDACRNLRGEMQVPPGQKVPLWIFGPQAFLEKATPYLMALAKLTEVKIYADESALEKDAPGAPIALVGDIKLLLKIEVDVAAERIRLGKEIERLANEINKAKGKLTNESFVARAPAEVVTQEKQRLAGFEQNHEKLVAQLERLK; this is encoded by the coding sequence ATGCCAAATGCCTCAAATACCCCTAATTCACCAGCGGCCAGCTCAGCGGACGAGCTCGCCAAATCCTATGAACCCGCCCCGATAGAGGCCTACTGGGGTCCAGAGTGGGAACGCCGGGGTATTGCTGATTCCACTATAGATGAGGGTAAGGGTGATTTTTCTATTCAGCTGCCCCCACCAAATGTGACGGGCACCCTCCATATGGGTCACGCCTTTAATCAAACCATCATGGATGGCTTAGTGCGTCATGCTCGTATGACAGGTAAAAATACCCTGTGGGTACCTGGCACCGATCACGCCGGTATCGCTACCCAGATTGTTGTTGAACGCCAACTTGATGCGCAAAAAATTTCCCGCCATGACCTCGGTCGTGAAAAGTTTTTAGAAAAAGTATGGGAGTGGAAAGAAACTTCCGGCAATACGATCACCAGACAAATTCGTCGCCTAGGCGCGTCGATCGACTGGGGAAAAGAATATTTCACAATGGACAGCAAGATGTCCAAAGCAGTGGTGGAAGTATTTGTCCGCTTACACGAGCAAGGCTTAATTTATCGCGGCAAACGTTTGGTTAACTGGGATCCCGTTTTAGGTACCGCAGTTTCTGACTTAGAAGTGGTAAGCGAAGAAGAAGATGGCTCAATGTGGCACATCCGCTATCCATTGGCCGATGGCTCCGGTCACTTAACGGTTGCTACTACTCGCCCAGAAACCTTGCTGGGTGACGTTGCCGTCATGGTGAACCCAGAAGATGAGCGCTATAAACACCTTATTGGTAAGTCAGTGAATTTGCCATTATGTGATCGCCAGATTCCGGTGATTGCTGATGACTACGTTGATTTGAACTTTGGCACTGGCGTTGTAAAAGTAACTCCTGCACATGACTTCAACGACTACGCAGTAGGCCAACGCCATCAATTACCACTCATTAACATCCTGACTTTAGATGCCAAAATTAATGAGAATGCTCCAGCGGCATACCAGGGCATGGAACGTTTTGCAGCACGCAAACAAGTTGTTGCTGACTTAGACGCTGCCGGCTTATTAGAAAAAGTTCAGCCGCATAAATTAATGGTGCCACGCGGTGACCGCACCCAAACCATCATTGAGCCAATGCTCACTGATCAATGGTTTGTGGCGATGTCTAAGCCGAGTCCAGACAACAAGTATCAACCTGGTTCATCCATTGCTGGTGCAGCATTAGACGCCGTCACTAAGGGTGATATCAAGTTGGTTCCAGAAAACTGGATTAACACTTATACCCAGTGGCTAGAAAATATTCAGGACTGGTGCATCTCTCGCCAACTCTGGTGGGGTCACCAAATCCCAGCTTGGTATGGTGACGATGGCCAGATATTTGTGGCACGGTCAGAAGACGAAGCCAAGGCTAAAGCTACCACTGCAGGCTATACCGGCAAACTCAACCGCGATCCCGATGTACTAGATACCTGGTTTAGCTCTGCCCTTGTGCCATTTAGCTCGTTGGGCTGGCCAGAAGAAACGCCCGCCCTTAACCATTTTTTACCTTCATCTGTTCTGGTTACGGGTTTTGACATCATCTTCTTCTGGGTGGCGCGCATGGTCATGATGACTTGCCACTTCACCGGAAAAGTGCCGTTTCATACCGTTTATGTTCACGGCTTAGTGCGTGACGCCGAAGGACAGAAAATGAGTAAGTCCAAAGGCAACACTTTGGACCCAATCGATTTGATTGACGGCATCAAGATTGAGGAGTTGGTAGGCAAAAGAACTACTGGCCTCATGAATCCAAAGCAAGCTGAGAGCATCAGCAAGAAAACTAAAAAAGAATTTCCGGATGGCATTCCGGCATTTGGTACAGATGCCCTGCGCTTTACTTTTGCATCTTTAGCCTCGCTTGGCCGCAACATCAACTTTGATCAAAAGCGTTGTGAAGGCTATCGCAATTTCTGCAACAAACTGTGGAACGCGACTCGCTTTGTCCTCATGAACTGCTCTGGCAGCGATGAGGACAATGGTTTGGCGCCGTGCGATAACCAATGCGGTCCTGAAGGTTATTTAGACTTTTCGCCTGCAGATAAATGGATCGTCTCTCAACTCCAAAGAACTGAGGCTGATGTTGCCAAAGGCTTTGAGAACTATCGCTTTGACAATATCGCCAGCAGCATTTACCAATTTGTCTGGGATGAGTATTGCGATTGGTACTTAGAGCTTGCTAAGGTACAACTACAAACCGGCACACCAGCGCAACAACGCGCTACTCGCCGCACCTTGTTGCGTGTTCTGGAAACGATATTACGTATGGCGCATCCATTGATCCCATTTATTACTGAAACACTATGGCAAACGGTTGGGCCTAAGTCTGGAAAAGAATTAGCCAAACAAACTAAGCAGACAATTGCACTCCAACCCTACCCTATCTCTCAGCCTGAAAAGATTGATGAGCAGAGTGAAGCCTGGGTAGCGCAGATCAAAGCGATTGTGGATGCTTGCCGTAACCTACGTGGTGAGATGCAAGTTCCTCCAGGTCAAAAAGTGCCACTCTGGATTTTTGGACCACAAGCTTTCCTAGAAAAGGCCACACCTTATCTCATGGCACTGGCCAAGTTAACGGAAGTCAAAATCTACGCCGATGAGTCCGCCTTAGAAAAAGATGCTCCAGGCGCACCAATCGCTCTAGTAGGCGATATCAAGCTGCTTCTGAAGATTGAGGTAGATGTTGCTGCTGAGCGCATCCGCCTTGGCAAGGAAATTGAGCGCTTAGCGAACGAAATCAACAAAGCTAAGGGCAAATTGACCAATGAAAGCTTTGTAGCGCGAGCCCCAGCTGAGGTAGTTACCCAAGAAAAACAACGCCTTGCAGGCTTTGAGCAAAACCATGAGAAGCTTGTTGCACAATTAGAGCGTCTTAAATAA
- a CDS encoding tripartite tricarboxylate transporter permease — MDLFANLALGFDTAFTLQNLLYCLIGCILGTLIGVLPGLGPIATIAMLLPATYALPPIAALIMLAGIYYGSQYGGSTTAILLNIPGETSSVVTAIDGYQMARNGRAGVALFTAGMGSFFAGCVATLVLAAFAAPLSQLAFKFGPAEYFSLMVLGLIGAVVLASGSLIKAIGMIILGLLMGLIGTDVNSGVSRYAFDIPELSDGIGFVAVAMGVFGFAEIMGNLEKTGEDEGFLNKLTSMVPTKTDVKRMIPSILRGTTIGSILGILPGGGAALAAFGAYSVEKKSSKYSHEFGKGAIEGVAGPEAANNAAAQTSFIPLLTLGIPPNAVMALMVGAMTIHNIQPGPQVMTSNPALFWGLIASMWIGNVMLILLNLPLIGIWVKLLKIPYRFLYPAILVFCCIGVYTVNNTVFDVYVTAGFGLIGYLFFKLGCEPPPLLLGFVLGPMMEENFRRALLLSRGDFSTFVTRPLSLGLLIAAALLVVIVALPAVKKTREEAFVED; from the coding sequence ATGGATTTATTTGCTAACTTAGCTCTCGGTTTTGATACCGCGTTCACATTACAAAACCTCCTTTACTGCCTTATCGGTTGTATCCTGGGAACCTTGATTGGCGTATTGCCAGGCCTTGGCCCAATCGCAACGATTGCAATGTTGTTGCCAGCTACCTACGCATTGCCTCCGATTGCTGCCTTGATTATGTTGGCTGGTATTTATTACGGCTCACAGTACGGCGGCTCTACAACAGCAATTTTGTTGAATATTCCGGGGGAGACGTCGTCGGTGGTGACCGCGATCGATGGCTACCAAATGGCCCGCAATGGTCGAGCTGGTGTTGCGCTCTTTACCGCTGGTATGGGCTCATTCTTCGCAGGTTGCGTTGCGACTTTGGTATTGGCTGCTTTTGCTGCCCCACTCTCACAACTCGCATTTAAGTTTGGTCCTGCTGAATACTTCTCCTTGATGGTCTTAGGTTTAATCGGTGCGGTTGTACTGGCATCAGGCTCTTTGATCAAGGCGATTGGCATGATCATCTTGGGTCTCTTGATGGGTTTGATCGGTACTGACGTGAACTCTGGTGTATCTCGCTATGCGTTTGATATCCCTGAATTGAGTGACGGTATCGGCTTCGTAGCTGTTGCGATGGGTGTATTCGGTTTCGCAGAAATCATGGGCAACCTTGAAAAGACTGGCGAAGACGAAGGCTTCCTCAACAAACTCACCAGCATGGTTCCTACCAAGACCGACGTGAAGCGCATGATTCCCTCAATCTTGCGCGGCACCACTATTGGCTCTATCTTGGGCATCCTGCCAGGCGGCGGCGCAGCTTTGGCAGCGTTTGGTGCTTACTCGGTTGAGAAAAAATCGTCTAAGTACAGCCATGAATTTGGTAAGGGTGCGATTGAGGGTGTTGCAGGTCCAGAAGCAGCAAATAACGCTGCAGCTCAAACCTCATTCATCCCATTGCTCACATTAGGTATCCCACCAAATGCTGTGATGGCTTTGATGGTTGGCGCGATGACTATTCACAACATCCAGCCAGGCCCACAAGTAATGACTAGCAATCCAGCACTCTTCTGGGGTCTGATTGCTTCTATGTGGATCGGTAACGTGATGTTGATCCTCTTGAACCTGCCTTTGATTGGTATCTGGGTAAAGCTCTTGAAGATTCCTTATCGCTTCCTCTACCCAGCCATTTTGGTGTTCTGCTGTATTGGTGTGTACACCGTGAACAACACTGTATTTGACGTTTATGTAACAGCAGGTTTCGGCTTGATTGGTTACCTATTCTTCAAACTCGGTTGCGAACCTCCTCCATTGCTTTTGGGTTTCGTGCTCGGACCAATGATGGAAGAGAACTTCCGTCGCGCCCTACTACTATCCCGTGGCGACTTCTCCACCTTTGTAACCCGCCCACTTTCCTTAGGCCTGCTGATCGCAGCAGCCCTCTTGGTAGTGATCGTGGCCTTGCCAGCAGTGAAGAAGACTCGCGAAGAGGCTTTCGTAGAGGATTAA
- the alaS gene encoding alanine--tRNA ligase: MKVSQIRQAYLDFFAQKGHQIVPSSPVVPGDDPTLLFTNAGMNQFKDVFLGFDKRSYNRATTAQKCIRAGGKHNDLDNVGYTARHHTFFEMLGNFSFGDYFKKDAIQFAWDLLTQVFKLPKEKLLVTVYAEDDEAYEIWNKQIGVPADRIVRIGDNKGARYASDNFWMMGDTGPCGPCTEIFYDHGDHIPGGPPGSPDEDGDRFIEIWNNVFMQFNRDEAGVMHPLPKPSVDTGMGLERIAAVLQHVHSNYEIDLFVNLLKASKEAVDAAGGENCDASSPSLKVIADHIRACSFIVVDGVIPGNAGRGYVLRRIARRAIRHGYKLGARKPFFYQLVPALVKEMGDAYPELRAAQDKVSEVIKQEEERFFQTIANGMEILDGALAGGAKVVDGETAFRLHDTFGFPLDLTADVCRERGVTVDADGFEVAMQKQRDQARAAGKFKVAQGLDYKGQPTQFHGYDTLKHEGAKVTALYVDGSAVPSVKAGDSAVIVLDNTPFYAESGGQVGDKGELRNESIRFAVEDTFKIQADVFGHQGEVLEGELKVGDVLNALVDTQQRTDTMRNHSATHILHKALREVLGDHVQQKGSLVDATKTRFDFTHNAPITAEQIRRIEDIVNQEILENTATSGKVMSLDDAQKTGAMMLFGEKYGDEVRVLEIGSSKELCGGTHVSRTGDIGSLKIVSEGGVAAGIRRVEAVTGSNALHFLQGLEDKINEAAAILKTHPGDLVNRVAQLQESLRQAERELEKVNSKLAASQGDELAGQAVDVNGIKVLAARMDGADAGVLRETMDALKAKLKTAAIVLASVQGDKVSLIAGVTADSIGKVKAGDLVNFVAQQVGGKGGGKPEMAMAGGTDPSKLGAALAGVKDWVAAK, translated from the coding sequence ATGAAAGTCTCCCAAATTCGCCAGGCGTACCTGGATTTCTTTGCCCAAAAAGGCCACCAAATCGTCCCATCCAGCCCAGTAGTGCCGGGGGATGACCCCACCCTGCTATTTACGAATGCGGGCATGAACCAGTTTAAAGACGTGTTTTTGGGCTTTGATAAGCGCTCTTATAACCGCGCCACCACCGCCCAAAAGTGCATCCGAGCCGGCGGCAAACACAATGATTTGGATAACGTGGGCTATACAGCCCGCCACCATACCTTTTTTGAAATGCTGGGTAATTTCTCCTTTGGGGACTATTTCAAAAAGGATGCGATTCAATTTGCTTGGGATTTATTGACTCAAGTATTTAAGTTGCCCAAAGAAAAACTCTTGGTAACGGTGTACGCCGAAGACGATGAGGCTTATGAAATTTGGAATAAGCAAATCGGTGTGCCTGCTGATCGCATTGTTCGTATCGGCGATAACAAAGGCGCTCGTTATGCATCAGATAATTTTTGGATGATGGGCGACACAGGTCCCTGCGGACCTTGTACAGAAATTTTTTACGATCACGGTGATCATATTCCTGGCGGTCCTCCTGGAAGTCCAGATGAAGATGGTGATCGCTTTATCGAAATTTGGAATAACGTGTTCATGCAGTTCAACCGCGATGAAGCGGGTGTGATGCATCCTCTGCCAAAACCAAGCGTTGATACGGGGATGGGTCTAGAGCGTATTGCAGCTGTCTTGCAGCATGTTCACTCTAACTATGAGATTGACCTCTTCGTCAATCTCCTCAAGGCTTCCAAGGAGGCGGTGGATGCTGCTGGTGGCGAGAACTGTGATGCGAGCAGCCCCTCACTGAAGGTGATTGCCGATCATATTCGCGCATGCAGTTTCATTGTTGTAGATGGCGTCATTCCTGGTAATGCTGGTCGTGGTTATGTACTGCGTCGTATTGCACGTCGTGCGATTCGTCACGGTTACAAGTTAGGTGCACGTAAACCATTCTTCTATCAATTAGTCCCTGCGCTTGTAAAAGAAATGGGTGATGCTTACCCAGAATTGCGTGCCGCACAAGATAAAGTCAGTGAAGTAATCAAGCAAGAAGAAGAGCGCTTCTTCCAAACGATTGCTAATGGTATGGAAATTTTGGATGGTGCTTTGGCAGGTGGTGCAAAAGTGGTCGATGGTGAGACGGCATTCCGCTTACATGACACTTTTGGTTTCCCATTGGATTTAACGGCTGACGTTTGTCGCGAGCGCGGTGTGACTGTTGATGCAGATGGCTTTGAAGTGGCCATGCAAAAGCAGCGCGATCAAGCAAGAGCTGCCGGTAAGTTCAAAGTTGCCCAGGGCTTGGATTACAAGGGCCAGCCAACCCAGTTCCATGGCTATGACACCCTAAAACATGAAGGCGCCAAAGTGACGGCCCTGTATGTGGATGGTTCAGCCGTCCCATCAGTTAAGGCTGGCGATTCTGCCGTGATTGTTCTGGATAACACCCCTTTCTACGCTGAATCTGGCGGCCAGGTTGGCGATAAAGGCGAACTTCGCAATGAAAGCATCCGTTTTGCCGTAGAAGACACTTTCAAGATCCAGGCCGACGTGTTTGGTCATCAGGGTGAAGTTCTTGAGGGCGAGCTCAAGGTGGGTGATGTCCTCAATGCATTAGTAGATACGCAGCAAAGAACCGATACGATGCGCAACCACAGCGCTACACATATTTTGCATAAAGCATTGCGTGAAGTGTTGGGCGATCATGTGCAACAAAAAGGTTCCTTAGTAGATGCCACTAAGACCCGTTTTGACTTTACGCACAATGCGCCAATTACTGCAGAACAAATTCGTCGCATTGAAGATATTGTGAATCAGGAGATTCTTGAAAATACAGCGACTTCAGGCAAGGTGATGTCATTGGACGACGCACAAAAGACTGGCGCCATGATGCTATTTGGCGAGAAGTACGGCGATGAAGTACGCGTTCTAGAGATTGGTTCTTCTAAAGAATTATGTGGCGGTACGCACGTGTCTCGTACGGGTGATATTGGTAGCTTGAAGATTGTTTCTGAGGGTGGTGTCGCTGCTGGCATCCGCCGTGTTGAGGCCGTAACAGGCAGCAATGCATTGCACTTCTTGCAAGGCTTGGAAGACAAGATCAATGAGGCTGCAGCGATTCTGAAAACCCATCCAGGGGATTTAGTAAATCGTGTAGCGCAGCTCCAAGAGAGTCTGCGTCAAGCTGAGCGTGAATTAGAAAAAGTGAACTCGAAGTTAGCTGCAAGCCAAGGTGACGAGTTAGCCGGCCAGGCAGTGGATGTCAATGGCATCAAAGTGCTTGCTGCTCGTATGGATGGCGCTGATGCTGGTGTCCTTCGTGAAACTATGGACGCATTAAAAGCAAAGCTGAAAACTGCCGCTATTGTGCTGGCATCTGTTCAAGGCGATAAGGTTAGTTTGATTGCTGGCGTTACAGCAGACTCTATTGGCAAAGTAAAGGCGGGCGATCTCGTGAACTTTGTAGCTCAACAAGTGGGTGGCAAAGGTGGCGGCAAACCAGAAATGGCGATGGCTGGCGGAACGGATCCAAGTAAGTTAGGCGCTGCTTTGGCTGGCGTAAAAGACTGGGTAGCAGCCAAATGA